Genomic DNA from Terriglobales bacterium:
AGTCGTAGGCCAGCACCGAGAAGCCGGTGTCGCGCACCGCCTGCAGGAAGAGCAGGTCGTCGCCCAGGTCCTCGGCATTGCCGTGGCTGAAGAGCAGGGTATAGGTGGCGGCGGGATTGGGCAGATACACCGCGGAGATGCGGCGGCCGTCGCGCGAGGTCAGCTTGAGGATGCGGTTGTCGTCGCGGTAGCCGGCAGGATGCGGCTGGAAGATCACCGGCTCCGACAGCAGGAGTCCGAAGAGGAGCAGCGCCACGTACACGGCCGCCACGATGCTGAGCAGCGAGAGAGCCATCCTTCGGAGTGAGATGCGAGCGCCCCCTCCGGTGGATGGCTTGCAGGCGCGAGGCTGGGTGGCCGCGGGCACGGCCCGCGATTATGGAGGCCGCCGCCGAGGCCGGTCAAATGTCCTCCCGCGCGCAGAGTTTTTGCGGTAGAGTAGGAGCCTTCCGATTTTGGAGACTTCCAGCATGGCTTTGGGGACCAACTGGGCAAGCGCCGCGCTGCTGCTGGCGCTGTCCGCGGGAAACGTCTGGGGACAGCAGCAGGTCGCCGGAAACCGGAGCGCGCCCGATTCCGCCATGCCGGCCGCGGCGCCGGCCGCGCCCAGCGACAGCGCCAAGCCGCAGCCGCCCATCCCCGAGGCCGCCGCCATCCAGCCGGCGCAGCCCGACCGCAGCTACCGGCCCCTGACCCCGCACCAGAAGTTCTTGATCTTCGCGCACAGCACCTACGATCCCACCACCTTCGCCTCCGCCGCCTTCGACGCCGGCATCGGGCAGGGGACCGGGGAACATCCCGACTACGGCCAGGGGGCCGACGGCTTCGGCAAGCGCTACGGTGCCGCCCTGGCCAGCAGCGAGTCCTCGGTCTTGTTCTCCCGCTTCCTGCTGCCCACGCTGCTGCACCAGGACCCGCGCTACTTCCAGTTGGGGACGGGGAGCTTCAAGGCGCGCGCGTTTTACGCGGTCAGCCGCGCCTTCGTGACGCGCACCGACTCCGGCGGCAAGGCCTTCAACACCTCGCACGTGCTGGGGGTGGCCCTCTCCATCGCGCTCTCCAACGCCTATGTTCCGGAACGCGAGCGGGGCGCCGACCGCACCTTCATCCGCATCGCCAACGCCGTGGCCTCCGACGCTGCGCTCAACGTCCTGCGCGAGTACTGGCCGGAGGTGCTGCGCAAGGCCGCGCGCAACCGGGTGGCCGCCAAGATCGCGCCGCGGGTGCACCCCTAGGGCCGGGGTTGCCTCCGTAACCCGTTTCTCTTGATTTTTCAGCGACTTGGGTGAGAAAATCGCGGATTCTCAATGACCGTGGGGAGCCATTCGACCACTATTTCTCGCCGTTTGGTGAATTCGCGCTTGGGCGGCTCCAAGTTCAGTTTGTAATAGCCTAGGGAAGTCATACGCAGGCCGATTCCCGTTCGCGGGAATCCCTGTGCGTTGTTGAACTTATACGCATTCAGTCGCGACCCCATCAGGAGGGCGGAAGGATCATGCGACCCAAGCCGATCAAGTACGTGGAGAAGGGCATCACCATGACCGCCAACGCGGCCTGGTTTGTCTTCGAGCGTCTCAACCGGATCCGCCAGAAGCCGTCGTTCACCCCCAAGTGGTCGGAGCGGCCGCTGCTGAAGTCCTACGAGAAGTCGAAGCCGCCGCTGGGCTGGCCGCGCTCCACCGACTCGCTGTGCCCGCGCTGCGTGCCCGAGATCCGCAAGCAGATCCTGGACGGCAAGCTGCCCCACGAGATCCTGCTCAACCAGCGCGTAGGCGAGATCAAGGCCCAGATCATCGAGCGCGACGGCAAGATCCTGATGGTCAAGGACTGCCCCAAGCACGGCCACTTCGAAGACGTCATGTCCATGGACGTGGACTTCTACCGGCACGTGGAGCAGTCCTTCCCCGGCCGCGACATCCGCTCCCACGCCGACGAGAAGCTGCACAACCACGGCACCTCCACCGTGAAGTGGGGGCGCGGCGCCGTGCTCACCATCGACCTCACCAACCGCTGCAACATGATGTGCGATCCCTGCTTCATGGACGCCAACCAGGTGGGCTTCGTACACGAATTGAGCTGGGAAGAGATCCAGCAGTTGCTCGACAACGCCATCTCGCTCAAGCCCCGGCGGCAGATGTCGGTGCAGTTCTCCGGGGGCGAGCCCACCATCTCGCCCTACTTCCTGGACGCGGTGCGCTACGCCCGCAAGGTGGGCTACAACGCGGTGCAGGCGGCCACCAACGGCATCGAGTTCGCCAAGTCGAAGGAGTTCTGCCGCCAGGCCGCCGAGGCCGGGCTGCGCTACGCCTACCTGCAGTTCGACGGCATGGGCAACGCCGCCAACTCGCACCGCAAGGTGGGCAACCTCTTCGACGTCAAGATCAAGGCCATCGAGAA
This window encodes:
- a CDS encoding radical SAM protein, which codes for MRPKPIKYVEKGITMTANAAWFVFERLNRIRQKPSFTPKWSERPLLKSYEKSKPPLGWPRSTDSLCPRCVPEIRKQILDGKLPHEILLNQRVGEIKAQIIERDGKILMVKDCPKHGHFEDVMSMDVDFYRHVEQSFPGRDIRSHADEKLHNHGTSTVKWGRGAVLTIDLTNRCNMMCDPCFMDANQVGFVHELSWEEIQQLLDNAISLKPRRQMSVQFSGGEPTISPYFLDAVRYARKVGYNAVQAATNGIEFAKSKEFCRQAAEAGLRYAYLQFDGMGNAANSHRKVGNLFDVKIKAIENLFEAGVEVVPVTTIINGINNEQVGRIIKFALDNPRIMSFCSFQPVSFTGRDEEITDERRHAQRYTLSHLAHDVKDQTGLGEPARDWFPLSFISTFSDWADLVHGPNAEWGQLSCGCHPNCGVGMGIMVDKQTKEAAPVTAFLHVDQLAKDVAKVTDAGRGKFLSVLGMALAVARNYDPFQTTTHFTIFSLLKKFDKGFGVSKKAQKGGYGSVTGQRTMADIEKRRQDRWNILFIAGMW